TTTGCCGTTGGTGCCTGATATTTAGCAGCGACCCATGAGCCAGGCTGCTGTTTTTAGCTCGAAGGCCGGTGTTTAAGGAAAACGTCTGAAAGTGATTCATGATTTACTGCCAGCAGCGACAGCTGGCGACAAACATCTCTCAACTTCCAATTAAAAGGATCCTATATagcaatataatatataaaaaaagctgtGCACTGAGACTGCATTAATAATGCAGGACTTTTAATAAACAGACTAGTGTGTTATTTTCTTAAGTCAAGCTCAGCTACTTAACAACTGATCAATGATCATTCACACCCACTTTCTTGTCTTAATGGCATCAGTTATCAGCAATCACATGATTATGTAACTGTACTATCAGTAAAGCATTTCCCCTTTCCTTGCATTTAACTATTTTGATACATAACTTAGAAAATAAAGTTCTCGGTACAGACAGATAATTATGAAGTCAgtgaaaaaaggttttaattgattaaatgccaaaaatAAAACCTAGTTAACAAAGCGATGTTGGTAAATGAGAAACTCCTCTTCTGTCCCGTCTTGTTTGTGAGACTGTGGTCTTCACGCGCCTCGGACGCGCTGATGACCGAGTTTCTGGGCAGAGGAGCCAAAGAAAGGCTGCAGACAGCTTTTGTGCTCggtgagaaagacagagagacagaacgGGGGGAGGCTGAGTTTGTGTCAACGTGGTGGAATTGTCCTCAAAGAGGATTAGTCCACGTTTTTAATGTGAGAGATGAAGGAATTGCTTGTATTTTAAAGAGtcacaaataaaaccagaaacgACGCAAACGCCACAACAACGCAACGGTGGCGAAAACGCACGCGCACGCGTTTTAATCGCGCAAAATTCCACCATGCGCTAATTACGACGTTAATTTAAGCAGAACTTTGTGCTGTGGGCGTTCACCGTTTCCCATAATGGTACagtccagcaccagctcaccCCCAAATTGCGCCGTTGCCTATAAAAAGTAAGCAAGTGTGCTGCAAAAGTTAGTTAGAGGAACCTGTTGTTTTCACTCAAGagttttattgattttgatCTGAACTGCCTCCAGCGCGACTCAGAGCCATGGACCAAACTGAGGTGGTGAAGCCAGAAACTCTGGACGACCTGATCAAAACCCTGCACAAGGTCTTCGAGAGTGACCGCATCAATGTGGAGGAGGTCCAAGACATTATGGAATCATACGAGAGCAACCCCCAGGAGTGGATGAAATACGCCAAGTTCGACCAGTACAGGTAAAACGGATGCTCCAACAAACGGGCTCATTATTCGTGTGATGCGCTCAGCTGCGGCTGTTTCCTCACTGCGCTGCGCCTCATCCTCATTCATCCATCTTATTTTTAACTGCTTCCTACCACGTAATATAATTTATGTTATAAATTACATCGATGGCTCTCTGAAATGCACATAGACGAGTAAGTAAAAAAATAACGAggggttgtttttcttttatttaatttatttaaataatttatttaacatTAAAGTTATTAATAAAAGTTTGGCCCCTAAAATGTTTGTAATGTAATAACCACCTGTTGCCTCCGTGATTCTGTGCACACAGTTTGCTCCACGCTCTCCGTCCTGTCTGAACTTGTgacggaagaaaaaaaaacaaaaacaaaactccttTTATTCGAACCTTTTCTGAAGCGCTCGTGTCCCGGTGTTTTGATTAGTGTTCCAgtcggggaggggaggggaggacgaGTGGCTCATCCAATCAACACcgagaacagacacacacccgctgttttttttttttttttttttttttttttgttcagacGTGCGTTTGTGATGTGACCGTCGGTGGCTGCGCCCAAAGCGTTTTGGGAAGACTGATGAACTCGGTGTCAACAGTGTTTACCGAGCCTGCAAGGACGCGGGGTGACGTGaccggcggggggggggggggggtagtgtcCACGGAACCTTTCAGGGCCACTGACCCCTGTGCTCTTTGTCCACTCACGTCCCCGAAACCTGAAAATAAGCTGCGTCCTGTTTTACATTTGTGCTATAATTCAAGAGAACCTGCTGGTTTGAGCACGTTTTGCCGTCGCTCTGACTCTGTGGAACGCTTTTTCAGGGGTCTCCCTGTTGCCGAGTGCAGTCATCACTCACGCAGAACCATCTGTTGTCCTTCGCAGGTACACAAGGAACCTGGTTGATGAGGGCAACGGCAAGTTCAACCTCATGATTCTATGCTGGGGTGAAGGGCACGGCAGGTGAGACGGCAGGGATATGCGACATGCGAAAATGTTGAAAAACCTTTGTCGTTTGGCTGCATAATAATTTCCCTgccattattattttattagtgaGTGAAGATAAGCGGGTCCAATGTTCTAGTGACAGAACGGTTGTGCGAATAACGTTATTTGACGTGTCGCATGCGCCGTTGCGTCCGACGTTGCCCGAACACCTGACGTGCTTATCGTGACGCGCCGCGGCCGTCTGCTCTGACGCTTTGCAGCAGCATCCACGACCACACGGACTCCCACTGCttcatgaagctgctgcagggccaCCTGAAGGAGACGCTGTTCAAGTGGCCGGACAGCAAACCTCACGGGGAGATGGTCCAGAAGTCGCAGAGAATCCTGCAGGAGAACAAGGTTGCTTATATAAACGGTAGGAGGCGCGCCGCCGCTATCGCCGCCGCGCGTCCAGTAAAATGTGACGTTCAGAGGCAGCTGTCGGTTCCCCCTCAGACTCCATCGGCCTGCACCGCGTGGAGAACGTCAGCCACACGGAGGGGGCCGTCAGCCTGCACCTCTACAGCCCCCCGTTCCAGACCTGCCAGACCTTCGACCAGAGGACGGGCCACAAGAACACGGTCAAGATGACCTTCTGGAGCAAATATGGGGAGAGGACCTCATTTGTGAGTGGCGTTCTGCGTCGGGTCCATGCTTCGCTGCACGCGTTCACGCCTTAATCTGGTGTTTTACTGCAGTTTCAGTTGGGGTCCAAACCCAACTGGCAGGTTTTATTGTGCCTCGCACCTTTTCATTTAATAAGCACCCCTTGAAGTTTCAGGAGTTTAATGACATGTTTCCATTAATTATTACGTGTTTCCAGATACAGATGCAGGACAATAGGAGTAGAAATCATTATGTAACAAGTGAAAGCACCTTTTTAACAAGTGAACCTTTGAAGTCAATGCATCCTCTTAAACGATCGTCTCTGCCCATATAACGATTAATATTAGTCAACAGTGTTGTAGACAggctgcctcctgctgtgccACTCTGCCAGCAGCTTATCTGCAGCAGTTGTATAAGCACACCTTGACCACAACAATCAAGGCTCCTCACTGCGTTGCAACACAGACGAGATAAGATAGAAGTTAGGTAGAAGTAGTGCACTCAGGTGAAGTTAATGAGGCGTCTGTGAATGCACAGAGGCACGCTTTAACCCCCTGCTTTGACCCCTCAGGACAGCACGGTGTCACAGGAGAACAACTAAGGCGACGCGAAGGAGGCTGCCGACGGGGAAGACTCCACGTTTCAACGGTCGTCAAATTGATTCGAGGGAAACTGCTGGGAAAGCGAAATGCGGGCCTACTATGAGTGAGCAGCCCATTTAGAAATCAGGAGCGGGCCTGTTCAAAAGCATGGCCCGGTAATTAGAATGGCTTTATCGCTGCCCAGTGCGAGCTTGGCAAATACTGATGAGCACAGGACGAATGTGTGAATAGGCCTGGACGTGGGTTGAATCTGCCTTTTGTCTGCCGGGCCTGAGGAGACCTCTTTCCAATAACAACATTCCTGTGTAACCACACTTTTGTAAAGTTATGGCCCATAGTGGAAGAACGGAGCATGAGCGTTCTAAAATAATGAGAAGTATCGCTGTTCTACACTTCACTTCTGTATCTAAACAGCCAGCAGTTCCGTTCCCAGTGGAGCCCTTCAATAGCTGGATTTACCGTCGATTCATACTGTACCGCTCAAATTAGTTTTACCGCCTGTTTAACATTGTAATGAAATGTAACATTGTACAGTTTGATTAAAAAGAGTTTGTTTTCACTTACTTTttgggggggaggagagaaatgTAAAGCTtgagaaatgtgttgtttttaaaagtgtGACGCTTGTAATTTATTCACAGtaatgtgtttacagtaaatcaccaGGCCGTGTTCCTCCTAGACGTATGCGAGGAGCCTGTTTTGTATTAGACAGTTTTAGATGAATCTCAGGATGTTGGCATGTTTTAATCCTAGCTCTGTGCAACAATGACTAGTTCCACAGCATCATTTCTGCAAtgcagtaattaataaatctgccCATAACTGTAGACCATTAAACGCTTTTACCCTTTACAGAACCTCCTCTGTCCTGTGGTCATTGTCCAACGCGGTCCTCGCCGGTTTCGGCCCGTTCTGCTCGGCGCCGGTCCGACGAGCGGAGTCGGGCGTCGTTGCATGTGCACTTTGGTTTAGAGCGAGTGCAAATGGGTCATTACGGTGCTAATAAATTAATACTGCCCTGATAACAGTGTTACAGCATCGGGGCAATAGAATTTGTGGCAAACTGTCAAACGAGTGCGTTTGAATGGGAAGATAAGACAGAGCAGACGAAGAGCGGACGTGCGAAGCCTCGTCTCGCTGCACATGTGACCTCAGACTCAGACTATAAATATTAATGCGTCAGGTTTCAGCTGCAGGTATCAGGCCAGACTGTCGCAAACCTTAATGACCAGATAAGAGAGTGGGTAACAGTGGAGACGCTAATAATCTGCTGCTTCCTAATGTACTCATTACTTCAGCTCAGCAGTGAGTGAGGCCAGCGGTCGCGGGGTTCACGGCCTTTTTCCACAGTCTGACTCTTTCGTCACAGAAATGGCCGCTCGGTCAGCAAACGCATGGGGCTGCGTTTCCCCATTGTTTGCGTTGGCTGAGGGCACGCGGCGTGCGGGTAAACAGCCTCCCTCCGGTTGCCTGTGCAGCAGGTCACCGCGGAACACGCTTATGTAACGGGACGCTGACGGCCTTCGTTTCCCGGCGAGGCACCGGTCGATAAGAGGCCGCGATAAGACGGTGGCAGCGCGGAGGCTCCTGCAGACGCCCGCCATCGGCGCCGGGCCGTAAACGTAGCGCTCAGCGCCTCCTATCAGCGCCGACCCGGCAAAAAAAACGGGAACAGTGCGGCGTCAGAACCTGGACGGACGGCGGTCCATCAgcaggacaacaacaacaaccctgtTGCACTGAACCACGGGCGCTGCTCACTTTGTTGTTGCTaaagcagagaagctgctttcAACCTGAAGGCCTTTCAGTTTGAATAGGTTCATTATGATGTGGGACGGCTGTTAACGAGAGCAGGGCTGTGATTGCTTCTTCTGGGTGTAATGACCTCACAAGACCTGCTTCATGCATTACTGCCATCTATTTCACTGGAGTTACTCCAGTTGACCTGTTGCTTATTAATACATGTGTCACCTTGCTGTTAAACCTAATGACTACTtaaattaaaggttttcttattcttgttTCTCCTGTAGTTAGTTAGTTGTGATGGTTTTCACGCTGCCGTTGTCATGACTCACGCCCGTCTCCTCATGTTTCCCTCCGCGTTTCAGATACTGTACATTCCTCAGCATGTCACAAGTTTTACTGCGATTTTTATCTGACTAATATCTATTATTACCGCAGAGGTTAAATGCAATCATTTGGTTTTCCCTGTGTAGACGTTGCTGATTAATGCTACTGACCCAGAAACAGCCAACGTCAGCGTCGTAGTATCTGCTGCTTCAGGAGTGAGCGTTTGTGTTGTTCACATCATAAAGGTGAAAGcagccttgtttttctgtttgtcactTGTTCTGGCTGCTGAGACACAAGGTGCAAAGTAGAGTGTGTCCTGTGACGATAACAATTAGGCGGTGCTATAGAAAGTTCTATCATATAGAAGCGGAAGACCATTGATAATTTACTTATCGGCGTGCCCTCCGTACATTGATAGTGAAACACTCATTCATTCAGCAGGTTATTCTATCAAGGCTGATTTATTACATGGCTGATAACACCTGCTCTCGACCTCATGATTGGCAACATCCCaataataatgcaaaaaaacattttgtcattATTCAGTGTTTTCTCTATGCATTTGTCTGAAACCCTGGATGGGGAATAGAAAAGAGGAACTTTAGCCATAAAGGAAAAGACCACAGCCCAGTCAAAAATCAATCAGCAGTGTGGACATTCAGTACGAGACCCTATGAGGGTAAAGAGCTGCAGCCAGCGGCTCCAGGGTCAAAGTCAAGTCTGGAGCCGGTGCAGATGTTCCTCTGCTCTGTAATAATGCTGTTTTGCTCTTCTTAAAggtgttttttccatttttacagCACTGAATCCTTATTGATTTAGTTCCACATTTACAGCTCTGCACACACGGGAAACAGTGATTTTAGCCTGCACTCATACTTTAATTGCACTAAGCTCCGCTCCGTGaatcagacagagcagaaaagcTGTTGTTCCCAAACCATCTGTGCAGCTGAGTGTTTGTGAAGAAGCCGGTGTTACAGAGTGGAGCCCTCGGCTTCACCGTCCGTCCATGTGGACGTGGCTGATCATTAATCCGGGCCACAGCTGggtttgttttacatttatttacctGCTCACTCGCTTTAGCTCTTTTTCATCCTTTACAGCAGTGATCTGGCTTCTGGTGTAGTAAAATGCAGTCATTTGCCAACCGTTGTGTGTGGAGATGGAGCATGAAGGAAGATTCTGCTGAGCCTTTGCCTGTTCTGCAGAGATCATCGCGTCACTGGGTCGTTCTTGGCCTCTTGCCTGAGAGGAGCATCCCTTCTGCTTTGTTTACCCAGATTCCAGTGAAGCCAAGGTCACTCCACTTTCTCAAGCAGTGGACCTTGTCTACCTGCCCGGCCTTCAGGCCTGTTGTTGCCTGTTCCGCCTCAGCCCACAGAACCTACATGGGTTTGACTTTGATTACTGTGGTTTTGGGACTTTGGACTCTTCTTTCTGCCTCTGGCCCTGTTTCACCTGAGCTCTGCGTCCTCTGACTTCTGAACCCgcgtgttctgttgtgtttatttttctagATGAACTGTACTTTTGGCCTTTTTCGTCCTTACTCACCTGTGAACACCTTTGGCACCTCCAGTCAACACGCGTCACCTGTATCAACACAACCCTGCATTCAACTTGCATCTACAGCAAAAAGAGCTCTAACActccagaaacacaaacactgctttAAACTAATATCTCCTGCTTTCATATTCAAATCATTCTTACTCCCTTTATTTTTCTCAGACTTTCTATCATCTGATCCTTTTGTATTTGTACAGTAGACTAGACTACCACTACAGTAGACAATAGACCAGTATCACGCTCTACTGTTTCCTCTGCTCCACATTCACActctcctgcttctttttttgtaCTGTTGAGTCTGGAGTGACCAAACCTCATCCTATGATCTTGACACCCCTCCTCCTATTTCTCCCACTTTCCTTTGTTTATGCTCTGCTCTGACTCTATTGATAACACATTGATCGCTGATTGTGTATCCTTCTTCAAATTAATTTTTCATCATTCAAACATACCAACTCTTTCTCGTCTATTATCTCTTCTATTATTTCTATGTTTCTATCTCCCTGTCTCTCACTACCAATATCTGTTCTTTTTCGCTTTCTCTAACTTCTTACATGGATTCAATTGTGAATATTAACTCATGTTCTGACACAGTTCTTTTATGCATATAATATCTAGTTTTCTTTTTAGTTTGTGCTGTTAAAATGTTTGCATTCCATTAGCTCATCCCCATTCACTACTCATGCTTCTGCACCCGATTGCTCCTTCTCCTTGACATAGCTTCTTCAACAGCTTTTTTTAATATCTAAACATGTTGTTGCTGCTATCACTTTTATCCGCAGTTTATCCGTTTGTTTGTTCTCCATCTATTTTCATCTCCTGTTCTTTCCTGTCTCTCCCTGACTTGtcacttcttcttcctccctccctttgaCCTTTACCATTTGTCTGTATATGTTACAACTTTCCGTCCATTTTAATCTTATGAATCATCTCTGATAAGTCTACGTTGTCAAATGTCCACCACAATTACAAAACCTTGTTCCATCCTGATTCACACAGTCTTCATATTGAGGTCCTCCCAcatctgtgtttactgtacccCTACACACATTTAAGCTAAATATATATCCTACATGATACTTTGACTctattctcctcctcctcagactcagGTCGAGTGCCATCTAGTGCACTGGAGGACAAACTACAGCTCCCTGTCTAAGACTACAGAAAAGCAGAAATTGTCATTTTGCagataaatgtgcattaatttATAAGCAAATGCAAAAGCATTTCAAAGCTGAGGTGAAGTGGTTTTTGGTCTTTCATCACATATGCAGAGATCAAGGAAAAGAAGAATTTCAGCTCACAAGGAAACATCACACCCTGGATTTTGAAACCAGTACTTAGTCAGTCAGCGTTTCCATCCGGCACCATGGGACCGGCTCCACATGACATTCTTTGAGAATATTTGGTTCTGTACACTTTCATTTTGAGTCAGTGGCTTCTCCATTGTATTATTAGCTGCTTGTTATTAGTGTACCCTGTTTCTACACTGCCTCTATGTATTTTTTACTCTCCTTGACCTTTTAGTTTACAACAACAATGAACTACAGACTATTTTATTTGGCTTTTGCACTATGCCCTAAATAAACACAATCAACTGTGCTAATCTCTGaacattacagtatgtaaagtacacattaacaaacaaaacactggatAAAAGATTAGGCAAGACAGGGTGACATTTCAAGCACTGCTTGCCTCGGCAGGCTGCTTTTCTTTTGGCTTTTAGTGGCGTTAACTGCTGCTTTGTAATGGAAAACATTGAACACGCTCCAACAGAACACTATGTCCTATTCCAAGCCACCAAAGTCATACTTTGGGCCTGATCTCTCAGGACACGGCACCACAAGTGAGTGTAAACAGCATAATGCAATAAACAGATTGTCAGACTGGAGAAGGATCATTTTCTCCAATAAAGATTGTCTGACAGGCTGCATGAAGTACACGGTGGGGACAGGAAGGTTCCAGTCAACAAGCAAGTAATGTGGTTCAGACTGGCTAATATTACACTTTCATTTAGGGGCTAGTGTGATGTTACGTGATCACAGGAATCACATCACAACATGTTGAATTTATCTAATATGTAGCTAAATTCAATAGAGTGATCGTGCTGCCAGTACAGAATCCATGACATCACAAAAAACCTTGGTGCTGAtgaactgtattttatttaaaatgtaccTTTGACAGTAGTGAAAAAATGTCATCAATAGAATTGGAATAAGGCAATTTTATTATACATCacttcaaaaataaaatatctgaAGATGTGTGaagtgaataaaaacacataaaacgAGCAGTAAATTTTTATTTGCTCTCATGTTAAAGCcctcataaaataagtttaaatTTTCATCTGAACTCCAGCGTGTTATGGCATAAGAAACAATTACTCTGGGAGGAACTGGATTTGAGTATATGAAATGAAAAGCAAGACTGTTAGTTTACTATTACGCATAACTATATAGTCCCTAAGTGCAAAGTGTGTCTTCACAATAAATTACTGTCAGcaataaacagaataaaaatgagTCAAATAAATGAGTCACTTTAGTCAAAGGGCACACAGGAAAAAAGCCTCCCTCCCTTCAGCTGGTCAGAAGGATTCATTATCACAGATCACAGATCGCCCAGAGATCTGATCTGCTCTGCGGCCTCTCTCCCAGCGCAGGATGTCTCCTCCGACCCCGACTGACCTACTGCCATTAGGCTTCTCTTTCCCCTGCTCCTTGACCCTTCTGACCCCACAGACTCTGCCTTGTCACTTAAAATTTCACTAACACTTGACCTTGCTGAAAATCCACCATGATGCCCATTGCCTTGAGATGCATAATTATTGCTATAACTGTATCCATGGAAACTGTTACTATGATGAGAATCGCTTCTGTTGGAGCTACTCTTGTGGCTTCTCGGTTGACTTCTGGTTGATTTTTGGCTATAAACACTTCGCTCAGAGCTTGAGTCAAGCTTGGTAACAGGCTTGAAAAATGTATCATCCTCTTCTACAACAGGTCCAATAACCTTATTAAAAGTCACATCAAGTAGCCTGTCTTCAGGTGCAGACTCCCTCAAAGGGACCAGAGAGCTAGGAGTTCGGGTGTCAGCCAGGCCAAGAGGAGAAGCAGTCCGGAACAATGCTTCAGAATGAACACCCTGATACTCCCCTCTAGTCAGAGACGCTGCACCATCCAAGCGTGGTCCTGCAGTAGAGGAGAGCTGTGGTCCTCCAAGATGCTGGAAATCGGACTTGTCTATTCCAGCCAATGATGCTAGCTGGCCTAAACTACAGAGacatagaaaaacacaaaatattaaaCTAAAGGTCCAGAATAGACAGCACTTTGTTTCCACTAAAGCACCTACTGAAGTGTAGGCTGAAAGAACATGAGCTGTTCCTATCTTTCATATCGGTGAGAAGACTTGGATCTGTTGATGCAAAGCAAGTGCAAATACACaacttaaaaataaatgaaaatcaagAAGTAAAAAAAGTTCTGAATGATGAAACGGCAGGGCATTGGCTTTTGTGTTACACCATTCATCATGGCATAATGAAACTTGGGCTCAGAATCAAGTTACCAAACACGGGAAGCAGGACCAAAACAAATAAGTGGGTGTTGGGGACATTTCAGAATGAAACAGAAACCTGGCAAAACGTATAATCAActtaagaaatatatataacaATGTTTTTTCAGGTACATAAAGTGTGCCCTGTGAGCCTGGTGTACTTGCTACAGTTATACTCAGTCACGTGTAAAAGTACATACTGTAATTCACGTGTTGTGGATATTTTTAGGTAGCATGATTCACTCAAACAAACGGACTAGAGAAGCATAATGAAACTGAAAGAGCCCTGATTAAACAACCCAGAGCCAAACCCAAACGGATCCAGTCCAAATTAAAGGTGAACTTTTGTCCTGGCCAGATTTCAGAAGACTCACCCAGCATCTTTGAGGAGATCCAGGAAAGCATGAAACTTGTTAAATGAGCTCTCAATGCTCTCGAGAACAGCCTCATCTTCAAGAGCACTGAAGGCAGGTGGTGCTGATGCAGAGCCAGTGGCTGCAAGCGCCTCAGACAGAGAGTGGTTGGCATCACGGAGACGAGCATTCTCTAACTCGTACTGAATAGAAATAAGAAAATACCAGGCATAAAAGGTATAATATAGTACTGTGACTGTTTAATCTAAAGTGACTTTCAATGCCCATGTGGAGTTTTAAAAAtgacagtgaaataaaaacCCCACTGGCTGACAGTAAAGCTAAGGCTATTACAATGTGCGTATTTACTCTTTATAGAGCATGTCCTGCAGATGAAATGATACAATTATTGTAAGCATTGTTAATGTCATCATTACCTCCATGAGCCTTGACTCAGCTTTCAGTCTGGCTCTGCGCTCCTCTGCCAGCCTGAGACGACAttccttcagctccatctgcaGGGCACGTAGAACAttcacacatatactgtacagtctaCTGGAAGTGTTGCTAAGTCAAATATTTAGGTGCTCAAAGTTCACATTAGTGGATAAATAACCTAAATGTGACTTTTCATAACAGACCTGGATACGGTCGTACTGGCGTCCACTGATTTTGTCCTGGAGACTGGGTGAAGGTCTCTGCTCCACTTCAACCACCACtactttttcctcctctgcctctgaatCTGACTCCATGTCAACTTTTACAGTAGCTCCTCCCTAAGGAAAATcatgtatttaaaaaatctaatgTAAAATAGTAGATTTAGGGAAAACTGGTCTTCTCAGGACAGTGGTTAAGTTAatacaaacaacttaaatgcAACCTACCTGAAAGCTTTGGTCAATCACAGTAACTCCCGGTGGCAAACCTCTGTAACAGACACGAAAAATATAATCTAATTTACATTAGGTTCTATGCTGGATCTAGAAAACCACAATATGATTGAACACCTTGTGAAAGTGAGACTTTCCTGACACCAAAGGTAAACTTCTCACCTCTGACGTTCAGCTCGTGCAGCGGCACGCCAAGGCACGTATCGACCACGGGAGTATGGCTTCTTGTTTTGGGTGACACCTGAACTCCGTCCTGGAGGAGATGATCCTTTACGAGGGGCTGCATCcaaaagaacaaataaataataaaaaaaaataataattataaaaacaaacagaatggaaaCCAGGACACAGATAGGACTGCCAGGGTTTACTGGTAATGAGGAAGTGATAGCTACAAGGTGCTGTCTGTCTAAAAAAGCTAATTATCACAAATAGGATAAGCAGTGCTTGGTAGAACTGTCCAATGTAACAATGGGAGGACAGGATGGAAACAAATTACATTCTTACCAAGTCTCCAGATGACTTAAACGCAACAATGCAAAAATTCAGAAATAGATAAATTAAATAGGAGATAATAAAAAGTCAAGAGATTTTAACATATTGATTAATGTGTGTTGTAGTCCCCCCTGCACTCAGAGACATTCAACGCCTCATCTGCAGTTTGAGAGCTGACAGATTTCAGGACTCGAAGGCTTGTGTAGTGAATATGAAGTAGGGAAGTCTGACGACATCGCGTCAAACAAATTGTGTCTTAAGAAGATAGTTAACCATTTTTATAAGGTCCAACAACAATACATAGAATATACCTATTCTGAAGGTAGGTTTTCCTCTTGCTGAACTAGGCACTACTCCTTTTCTTGGACCAGGAgacctctgtgtctctgtggctgcaggctTGATCCAGGAATACTGTAGGTGAAAAATACTAAttatcaaatgttttttattctaaCATTAGGCATCTTTGTAAATACAGAAATGATGTCCTTTTTTATAGCTGATGACATCATATGCTAACACTGACCTCTGTTGGCTGTCCGTCAGCATTCATCAGTACTTTCTCTATTATCGTTTTAATGAGGTCTTTGTCtataaaaggaaaaatacaggATTATGGGGGTACTGTATAGGCTGTTAAAAAATCACAATAATAAATTGCttttaaacaggaaaacaatAATTTTTAGTCCATGACAAAGTGGACACAGTGCCAACAACATCTTACCAACCAAAGGGTTATTCCGAACATCCAGTACACAAATAGTAGTATTTGTTTTCAAAGCTTCCAGCAAATGTCGAGCTCCTACATTGGACAGGCCACACTTCTGTAGGTCCACCGCTGTTCAGAACATGAAACCAGAAACAGAATGCCTGAACAAAATTCCCTCAAACAGGAAAACTGCTACTAAGTATCTTTGTACTCCTTTCAAACCAAGATTCATCTACTGTACTAACCTTTAACCCAGAGGTCCTCTGTTATTTCATGTGCAAGTGCAGCAGCACCTCGGTCCCCAATTAAAGTGTTACAGTTAAGGGTGATGCGCCGAAGACCTCCCATTCCTTCAAACTGTGGTTGTCTGTACCTCAGAGACTCTGCCCATGCAGTACCATGTCTCTGCATCCCCTGATGCTGAAAAAGAAATAC
Above is a window of Betta splendens chromosome 9, fBetSpl5.4, whole genome shotgun sequence DNA encoding:
- the cep78 gene encoding centrosomal protein of 78 kDa, coding for MVQDNAQIRRQGAQNFMAYYDFSCARQESVPLPAVKINLDKGMLDFNGDRLKLTDWPPILSSISINKHLHHIAISSTYQASLGFGNEDRRLYRSGIRKKIPAIRTKDMTFKLCKALRECLTVSPNLKTLQLIGLPLRERDLITLTKGLAKSISLENLSLAKCPITDLGLEVICQSVKYSSSIKAIDFTGCNLTWRGAEYMANIIKHQGMQRHGTAWAESLRYRQPQFEGMGGLRRITLNCNTLIGDRGAAALAHEITEDLWVKAVDLQKCGLSNVGARHLLEALKTNTTICVLDVRNNPLVDKDLIKTIIEKVLMNADGQPTEYSWIKPAATETQRSPGPRKGVVPSSARGKPTFRIAPRKGSSPPGRSSGVTQNKKPYSRGRYVPWRAAARAERQRGLPPGVTVIDQSFQGGATVKVDMESDSEAEEEKVVVVEVEQRPSPSLQDKISGRQYDRIQMELKECRLRLAEERRARLKAESRLMEYELENARLRDANHSLSEALAATGSASAPPAFSALEDEAVLESIESSFNKFHAFLDLLKDAGLGQLASLAGIDKSDFQHLGGPQLSSTAGPRLDGAASLTRGEYQGVHSEALFRTASPLGLADTRTPSSLVPLRESAPEDRLLDVTFNKVIGPVVEEDDTFFKPVTKLDSSSERSVYSQKSTRSQPRSHKSSSNRSDSHHSNSFHGYSYSNNYASQGNGHHGGFSARSSVSEILSDKAESVGSEGSRSRGKRSLMAVGQSGSEETSCAGREAAEQIRSLGDL
- the cdo1 gene encoding cysteine dioxygenase type 1 — translated: MDQTEVVKPETLDDLIKTLHKVFESDRINVEEVQDIMESYESNPQEWMKYAKFDQYRYTRNLVDEGNGKFNLMILCWGEGHGSSIHDHTDSHCFMKLLQGHLKETLFKWPDSKPHGEMVQKSQRILQENKVAYINDSIGLHRVENVSHTEGAVSLHLYSPPFQTCQTFDQRTGHKNTVKMTFWSKYGERTSFDSTVSQENN